The Planococcus versutus genome contains a region encoding:
- a CDS encoding peptidylprolyl isomerase, protein MKKTMITSILMALLLGACSEQTESKTETEVITTTDSNAVAVDGYPQLSTKVADNEALVELTTSMGVMKIKLFPDIAPKAVENFMTHAKDGYYDGLTFHRVMNDFMLQTGDPTGTGGGGESIYGAPFEDEFNDHLVNIRGALSMANAGPGTNGSQFFIVQAPEATADMFATEYPQEVKDAYLEQGGTPWLDGKHTVFGQVIEGLDVVDAIAAVETENDKPVEDVTIDAIKILEE, encoded by the coding sequence GCTACTGGGTGCGTGCTCAGAACAAACAGAGAGCAAAACTGAAACAGAAGTAATTACAACAACGGATAGCAACGCAGTCGCAGTAGACGGGTATCCGCAATTATCTACAAAAGTCGCGGACAACGAAGCGCTTGTGGAACTCACAACTTCTATGGGCGTTATGAAAATCAAGCTGTTTCCTGACATTGCACCTAAAGCAGTAGAAAACTTTATGACTCACGCAAAAGATGGTTATTATGATGGTTTAACGTTCCACCGAGTGATGAATGATTTCATGTTGCAAACAGGTGATCCAACAGGAACTGGCGGAGGGGGAGAAAGCATTTACGGCGCTCCATTTGAAGATGAATTTAATGATCATCTTGTGAATATTCGTGGCGCATTATCGATGGCAAATGCAGGTCCTGGAACTAACGGCAGCCAATTTTTCATCGTTCAAGCACCAGAAGCAACAGCGGATATGTTTGCAACAGAATATCCTCAAGAAGTTAAAGACGCATACTTAGAACAAGGAGGCACACCATGGCTTGATGGCAAACATACGGTGTTTGGTCAAGTCATCGAAGGATTAGACGTTGTAGATGCGATTGCGGCAGTTGAAACTGAAAACGATAAGCCAGTAGAAGACGTGACAATCGACGCCATTAAAATACTGGAAGAGTAA
- a CDS encoding DUF1871 family protein, which yields MDLNKMNKNASAIMRHWDPFSIGSELYGREVLEVVAQLEVLDHPSELAKVIQTSYECSFGKWIPLEQCVDISYKLLALKFEAKHII from the coding sequence ATGGATCTGAACAAGATGAATAAGAATGCGAGTGCCATTATGAGACATTGGGATCCTTTTTCCATTGGCTCAGAACTTTACGGTCGAGAAGTTCTTGAAGTTGTTGCGCAATTAGAGGTGTTAGATCATCCTTCTGAACTCGCAAAAGTAATTCAGACGAGTTATGAGTGTTCATTTGGAAAATGGATTCCGTTAGAACAATGTGTAGACATTTCGTATAAGTTACTAGCTCTCAAATTTGAAGCAAAGCACATTATCTGA
- a CDS encoding helix-turn-helix domain-containing protein, which translates to MKNNLHAQLKLLREERNLSLDELALKTRIGVGKLQAFETGEEVPSNQTILILSNALEVPASNLVDGLGSK; encoded by the coding sequence ATGAAAAATAATCTACACGCTCAATTAAAGTTACTTCGTGAAGAGCGCAATCTCTCATTAGACGAACTGGCTTTGAAAACACGAATTGGTGTTGGCAAACTGCAAGCGTTTGAAACTGGCGAAGAAGTTCCATCAAATCAAACAATTTTGATTCTTTCTAATGCTCTAGAAGTACCTGCTTCTAACTTAGTAGATGGGTTAGGATCTAAATAA